The nucleotide sequence CTGTGTGACGATACTATGTGATTCGCTTAACTACATTTTAACAGAAGAAGATGTAAAACGTACCTTTCTTTCAGCAGGAAATCATCTTACAGCTGGAGGACTTCTGCTGTTCGATGTTCATTCTATACATAAGATCAACGAAATCTTTATAGGACAAACCTTCGGAAGTAACGAAGAGAAGCTCTCTTACATATGGCAGTGCTATCAAGGTGAATATGAAAATAGTGTGGAACATGATTTATCCTTTTTTATTCAAAACGGAACCAAGTATGATCGATATGACGAACTTCATATGCAGCGAACATTCTCAGTAGAAGATTATACAAAATGGTTACTAGAATGCGGCTACGACCTATTAAATGTTTCAGCTGATTTTAAACATGAAGATCCATCAGATGAAAGTGAACGTATTTTATTCGTTGCAAGGAAAGGGTAGGCTGTTTTCACAATTCTTGTTGCTCTTGAAAGTGGTTGTTTCCGTTCCAGGATGTTCGCTTTCCGGGGGGTGCGGAGAGCCTCCTAAGCGCTTTGCACTTTTAGGAGTCTCACCTGTCCCACTAATCCCCCAGGAGTCTCGCATCCTTCCACTACAATCAACTTGTCAATGAAGATGAATGCCTCAAAAGTAGCAATCTTTTAAAAACTGCTAAAAAGATAAAAGTTTAAAAAGACAGCCTATGTGCTGTCTTTTATTGTAGGAAACGTTACAATACCATTAAAGAGTATTAGTTTCTTACAGAAATAGGGTGGATATTTTGCTAGTTCAAGATCCGTTATTTAAAAACAACATTTTAGAGACGATTATTGATAGCGCTTACGAATGGATTGTAGTCGTTGATCATGAAGGCATCGTCCGTTATATGAATAAGACATATTGTAAGTTCTTAGGTGAGGATCCTCAAGAAGTTATTGGCAAACATGTAACAAATGTTATTGAAAATACAAGAATGGACAAAGCGGTTTTACAGGGTAAGGTAGAAATTGCTGATCTGCAATTCATTCGAGGCAACTACATGATTGCTAATAGAATTCCCATCTTTAATGAGGGGAAAATAATAGGCGCAGTCGGAACAGTGATCTTTAGAGACACTGAACAATGGAAAAAGATGAACTCTCATATTAAAGCTTTGCTTCATGAGCTGAATTTTTATAAAAATGAGTGGGAAGAAATCAATGGAGCATCTTATACATTAAATGATTTTGCTGGAACATCTGCTGAAGTTGAAAAAATAAAAAAACATGTAAAAAACATTGCTAGTGGTGATTTATCTGTATTGATTCGGGGTGAAAGCGGAACGGGTAAGGAATTACTGGCCCATAGCATTCATCAGTTAAGCGAAAGAAGTGCAAAACCGTTCATAAAGCTCAATTGTGGCGCGGTACCTGAGCATTTATTTGAGTCGGAATTATTCGGTTATTCAGAAGGCGCTTTTACGGGAGCAAAAAAAGGAGGGAAATTAGGAAAGTTTCAGGTTGCAGATGGAGGAACATTATTTTTAGATGAAATTGGTGATCTCCCTCAAAGTATGCAGATCAAGCTGCTACGTGTACTTCAAGAGAAAGAGGTAGAGCCTGTTGGTGCTGTACATACTCAGAAGGTAAACGTTAGAGTGATCGCAGCCACAAACCGTCCTCTTGAAAAGCTAATTATGGAAAACAAATTTCGGGAAGATCTATTCTATCGTATTAATGTACTGCAGATTAAGGTACCTCCACTTCGTGAACGAAAAGAAGATATTTGGCCCTTGGCAGAAAATTTTATAGTTATGAATTGCAAAGTGACAGGTAAAAGAATCCTCAGTATTGATGATGATGTTAAAGAAGCTTTTCTAGAATATGAATGGCCTGGAAATGCTAGAGAACTTAAAAATTTTGTAGAAGCAGCTATTCAGCTTACACTGAGTGATCGATTGACGATTGATTCTTTTCCGGATTTTCTAAAAGAAAAATTAGGTGTACATAAAACGGTAATGACACTTAAAGAACATGTGCAAGAAACAGAAAGGAACGTTATCTCTTATTATCTAGAGAAGATGAATGGTGATATTAAGGGAGTTGCTAAACAACTAGGTATAGGGAAGACAAATTTGTACGATAAAATCAAAAAGTACAATATTCGTTAATTCGCACTCATCTTCCGGAAAAACGGAATCACTTTCCGTTTTTTCGGAATTATTCATAATGTTAATAAAATGAATAGATTAGTAGCTTTGAAAACATTCTTTATAGCAATATTTATTTTTGCAAGAAACTTTATTAGCTTAATGTTCCGCTTTTTCGGAAAAAATTCTTTATTGTGACCTGAATAAAGGAATTTTCAAGTTGGCATGGAACTTGCATTACATTACGGGGTGTAGTTTATACGGAAAGGTGCTGATGCCACAGTAAAATGAAAGCGCTTCAAAGTATACGAGAACGTAAGAAATGGGGGAATAGAAATGGATATTATTATTATTTTATTGGCATTATTTTTCTTAATGTTTGTAGCGTATAGAGGATTTAGTGTTATCTTATTTGCACCGATTGCAGCACTTTTTGCTGTGCTGCTAACAGAACCAGGACATGTACTTCCGTTTTTCTCTGGGGTTTTTATGGAGAAGATGGTTGGATTCATTAAGCTATACTTTCCAGTCTTCTTATTAGGAGCAATATTCGGAAAGGTTATTGAGATGTCAGGGTTTGCAAAATCCATTACGCAGTTTGTTATTAAACTGATCGGACCATCGCGAGCGATGCTTGCTATTGTGCTCGTTGGAGCCATTCTAACATACGGAGGCGTATCATTATTCGTAGTTGCTTTTGCTCTTTATCCGTTCGCAGCAGAACTCTTTAGACTGGCAAATATTCCAAAAAGACTCATACCTGGAACCATCGCGTTAGGTGCTTTTACTTTTACGATGGATGCTTTTCCAGGCAGTCCTCAGATTCAGAATATCATCCCAACGTCATTCTTTGGAACGACAACTTGGGCAGCGCCGTGGCTTGGCTTTATTGGGGGAATGTTTGTCTTTATTATTGGTATGGTTTACTTGGAATGGAGACGAAGACAAGCGGCAGCAAAGGGAGAAGGCTATGGGACGGGTCACAGCAACGAGCCTGAAAAAATTGAGTCTGAAAACCTTCCGAACGCATTTATTGCGATCCTTCCACTCATTTTGGTAGGAGTCTTCAACAAATGGTTCACGGTTCTTATTCCTAAGTATTACGGAACAACTTTTGACTTTTCTGCCATTGGTATGAAGAATGTACCCGCGATCCAGATTCCGACACTTGCTGCAGTTTGGGCAGTTGAAGGTGCATTGATCATTGGTATCATTACGGTACTTCTGTTCTCATTTAAAAGAATTAAAAACAACTTTAATAAAGGTATCAACTTATCGATCGGCGGTGCTTTGCTTGCCACTCTAAATACAGCATCAGAGTATGGGTTTGGGGGAGTAATCGCAGCACTTCCAGGTTTTACGGCAGTGAATACAGCCATGTCAAATACAATTAAAGATCCGTTAATAAATGAAGCAGTTACTACTACAACTTTAGCTGGGATTACAGGATCAGCCTCAGGCGGTATGAGTATAGCGCTCGCAACAATGAGTGAAACATATATCGCACAAGCGAATAAATTAGGCATTGATCCAGAAGTCCTTCACCGTGTTGCTTCTATGGCGAGCGGCGGGATGGATACTCTTCCTCACAATGGAGCCGTAATTACACTGTTAGCTGTTACAGGATTAACTCATAAACAGGCTTATATTGATATTTTCGCAATGACAATTATTAAAACAGTAGCTGTATTTGTCATTATTGGACTTTACTATGGTCTTGGTATCGTATAAGAATTATGAAAGAAAAGGAGTAGTCATACATGAGATCCTTCGTAGAAAAAAAAGTTGTTTTTATTACTGGAGCTGCAAGCGGGATCGGGCTGCAATTAGCTAAAGCGTTTGCCGAACAAGGTGCAAAGGTCGTAATCAGTGACCTTAATAATGAGAAGGCAAAAGAGTCAGCTGAAGTTTTGGTACGTGATGGTCATGATGCTATCGGGCTAGGGTGCAATGTTACAAAAGAGGAAGACATAACAAACGCATTGGATCAAGCTCATCAACATTATAATCGGATTGATATCCTGATCAACAACGCTGGATTACAATACGTATCACCACTAGAAGAGTTTCCTACTGAAAAGTTTCAGCAGTTGATTTCTGTAATGCTTACTGCTCCTTTTATTGCTACAAAACATGTGTTTCCGATCATGAAAAAACAAGGGTTCGGACGCATAATCAACATGGCATCAATAAATGGATTAGTCGGTTTTGCTGGAAAATCCGCTTATAATAGTGCAAAGCATGGAGTAATCGGATTAACTAAAGTAGCAGCTTTAGAAGGTGCACCACATGGTATTACTGTTAATGCTGTTTGTCCTGGATATGTAGATACACCCCTTGTAAGAGGACAGCTTGAGGATCTAGCGAAAACTAGAAACGTTGAACTTGAAAAAGTTTTGGAAGAAGTGATCTACCCGCTTGTTCCTCAAAAACGCTTGCTTGATGTTCAAGAAATTGCCGATTATACCCTGTTTCTTTCTAGTGAAAATGCAAAGGGTGTTACAGGGCAGGCTATTGTGATTGATGGCGGTTATGTGGCTCAATAAAAAAATAATAATTTTATAGATTTAATTGAC is from Fictibacillus sp. b24 and encodes:
- a CDS encoding GntP family permease: MDIIIILLALFFLMFVAYRGFSVILFAPIAALFAVLLTEPGHVLPFFSGVFMEKMVGFIKLYFPVFLLGAIFGKVIEMSGFAKSITQFVIKLIGPSRAMLAIVLVGAILTYGGVSLFVVAFALYPFAAELFRLANIPKRLIPGTIALGAFTFTMDAFPGSPQIQNIIPTSFFGTTTWAAPWLGFIGGMFVFIIGMVYLEWRRRQAAAKGEGYGTGHSNEPEKIESENLPNAFIAILPLILVGVFNKWFTVLIPKYYGTTFDFSAIGMKNVPAIQIPTLAAVWAVEGALIIGIITVLLFSFKRIKNNFNKGINLSIGGALLATLNTASEYGFGGVIAALPGFTAVNTAMSNTIKDPLINEAVTTTTLAGITGSASGGMSIALATMSETYIAQANKLGIDPEVLHRVASMASGGMDTLPHNGAVITLLAVTGLTHKQAYIDIFAMTIIKTVAVFVIIGLYYGLGIV
- a CDS encoding sigma-54 interaction domain-containing protein, which produces MLVQDPLFKNNILETIIDSAYEWIVVVDHEGIVRYMNKTYCKFLGEDPQEVIGKHVTNVIENTRMDKAVLQGKVEIADLQFIRGNYMIANRIPIFNEGKIIGAVGTVIFRDTEQWKKMNSHIKALLHELNFYKNEWEEINGASYTLNDFAGTSAEVEKIKKHVKNIASGDLSVLIRGESGTGKELLAHSIHQLSERSAKPFIKLNCGAVPEHLFESELFGYSEGAFTGAKKGGKLGKFQVADGGTLFLDEIGDLPQSMQIKLLRVLQEKEVEPVGAVHTQKVNVRVIAATNRPLEKLIMENKFREDLFYRINVLQIKVPPLRERKEDIWPLAENFIVMNCKVTGKRILSIDDDVKEAFLEYEWPGNARELKNFVEAAIQLTLSDRLTIDSFPDFLKEKLGVHKTVMTLKEHVQETERNVISYYLEKMNGDIKGVAKQLGIGKTNLYDKIKKYNIR
- a CDS encoding class I SAM-dependent DNA methyltransferase; amino-acid sequence: MSYQQFAYLYDELMEDAPYSDWLSFVKASVSKYLKDGSRFLDIGCGTGSLTILLAKEGFNVTGVDLSSDMLMVAREKAEAEKVSIALFQQDMRDLEGLGSFDCVTILCDSLNYILTEEDVKRTFLSAGNHLTAGGLLLFDVHSIHKINEIFIGQTFGSNEEKLSYIWQCYQGEYENSVEHDLSFFIQNGTKYDRYDELHMQRTFSVEDYTKWLLECGYDLLNVSADFKHEDPSDESERILFVARKG
- a CDS encoding 3-hydroxybutyrate dehydrogenase — encoded protein: MRSFVEKKVVFITGAASGIGLQLAKAFAEQGAKVVISDLNNEKAKESAEVLVRDGHDAIGLGCNVTKEEDITNALDQAHQHYNRIDILINNAGLQYVSPLEEFPTEKFQQLISVMLTAPFIATKHVFPIMKKQGFGRIINMASINGLVGFAGKSAYNSAKHGVIGLTKVAALEGAPHGITVNAVCPGYVDTPLVRGQLEDLAKTRNVELEKVLEEVIYPLVPQKRLLDVQEIADYTLFLSSENAKGVTGQAIVIDGGYVAQ